From the Octopus sinensis linkage group LG28, ASM634580v1, whole genome shotgun sequence genome, one window contains:
- the LOC115225836 gene encoding zinc finger protein OZF-like: MEDADPLDTSNITVSENIESVTEACDGEKPFSCDKKPLSCKQSPSQRNIICDVCGKSFVNSSNLTKHKRLHTGKKPFQCEICGKSLNQKSHLILHKRSHTGEKPYNCEICGKSFVDKCYLKIHNKMHTGEKSFNCEICGKRFSHNSRLVVHMRSHTGEKPFHCDTCGKSFVNNSLLTKHKRVHSGEQQSFDCEICGKSFTESSRLVSHIHSHTGEKPFRCEVCGQSFVNNGYLTRHKRNHCGEKLFQCEICGKSFPQNSKLVIHIRSHTGEKPFHCEICGKSFVHSSNLITHKRIHSRDKLYHCEVCGRGFVSNSYLTKHKCIYSGEKTFHCETCGKSFVDRSNLTSHKRIHTGEKPFRCEVCGKSFRKNSLLVAHIRIHTGEKPFHCDICGKSFVDKSNLTSHRRIHTGEKPFHCEVCGKSFWKNSLLVTHIRIHTGEKPYHCDICGKFFSANSRLIVHKRIHTEGKPYHCNICGKSFTLNYYLVSHKKVHTGEKPFHCEICGKTFLINHTLLVTKGYTLGKNPPIVIFVENIFTLVVI; encoded by the coding sequence ATGGAGGATGCAGATCCCTTGGACACTTCTAACATAACCGTTTCTGAGAATATAGAATCGGTTACAGAGGCATGTGATGGTGAGAAACCATTTTCTTGTGATAAGAAACCTTTATCTTGTAAGCAAAGTCCATCACAGAGAAATATTATTTGTGATGTATGCGGAAAATCTTTTGTGAATTCCAGTAAtttaacaaaacacaaaagaTTACATACTGGGAAAAAACCATTTCAGTGTGAGATTTGTGGAAAATCATTGAATCAGAAGTCGCATCTTATTCTCCACAAACGCagccatactggagaaaaaccctacaactgtgaaatctgtggaaaaTCTTTTGTGGACAAATGTTATTTAAAGATTCACAATAAAATGCACACTGGGGAAAAATCTTTCAATTGTGAAATATGCGGAAAAAGATTTTCCCACAATTCACGCCTCGTCGTTCATATGCGTAGCCACACGGGAGAAAAACCTTTCCACTGTGACACATGCGGAAAATCATTTGTGAATAACAGTTTGTTAACAAAACACAAGAGGGTCCACTCTGGAGAGCAACAGTCTTTTGACTGTGAAATTTGCGGAAAATCATTCACTGAGAGCTCTCGCCTCGTTTCCCACATCCATAGCCACACCGGAGAAAAACCTTTCCGCTGCGAAGTCTGCGGACAATCATTTGTCAATAATGGTTATTTAACGAGGCATAAAAGGAATCACTGCGGAGAAAAACTATTTCAGTGTGAAATCTGCGGGAAATCATTTCCACAGAATTCGAAACTTGTTATCCATATACGTAGCCACACTGGGGAAAAACCTTTCCACTGTGAAATATGCGGAAAATCTTTTGTTCATAGCAGTAACTTAATAACCCACAAAAGGATTCACTCTAGAGATAAGCTTTACCATTGCGAAGTCTGTGGGAGAGGATTCGTCAGTAATAGTTACTTAACaaagcacaaatgtatatacagcgGGGAAAAAACTTTCCACTGTGAGACATGTGGAAAATCATTTGTTGATAGAAGTAATTTAACCAGTCACAAACGGATTCACACTGGGGAAAAACCGTTCCGCTGTGAAGTATGTGGAAAATCGTTCAGGAAAAACTCGCTACTTGTGGcccatatacgtattcatacgggagagaaacctttCCACTGTGATATATGTGGAAAATCTTTTGTGGATAAAAGTAATCTAACGAGTCACAGAcgaattcatactggagagaaaccgttCCACTGCGAAGTATGCGGAAAATCATTCTGGAAAAACTCCCTACTTGTCACCCATATACGTAtccatacgggagagaagccttaccattgtgatatctgtgggaagtTCTTCAGTGCCAATTCTCGTCTTATAGTTCACAAAAGGATTCACACAGAaggaaaaccatatcattgtaatatttgTGGGAAATCTTTCACTTTAAACTACTATCTCGTTAGTCATAAAAAGgtacatacaggtgaaaaaccgttccattgtgaaatctgtggaaaaACTTTTTTAATAAATCACACCTTGTTAGTCACAAAAGGGTACACACTGGGGAAAAACCCtcccattgtgatatttgtggaaaatatttttactcTAGTAGTAATTTAG